Part of the Faecalibacterium duncaniae genome, CCCATCTGATTTTAAGGCGGCGTTTGCCGCCTTACATATTGCAATCCGAAACAGATTGGAGGGATTTTTATCGCAAAATTGATCGTAGCGGAAAAGCCATCGGTTGCCATGTCCTATGCCAAAGTTCTCGGTGCCACCAACCGTCAGGATGGCTACCTTGAGGGCAACGGCTATCTCGTCAGTTGGTGTATCGGTCATCTGGTGGAACTGGCACCGCCCAATGTGTACGATGCCAAATACGTCAAATGGAGTATCGCAGATTTGCCCATTCTGCCGGAAAGGTGGAAGTATCTTGTGTCTGCGTCCACCAAAAAGCAATTCGGCATCCTGCAAAAGCTCATGCACCGCCCGGACGTGGATAGTATTGTGAACAGTTGCGATTCTGGACGGGAAGGAGAACTGATTTTCCGCTTGGTGTACCAGCAGGCTGGGTGCAAAAAGCCCTTTTCCCGTCTGTGGCTGTCCAGCATGGAAGAAAGTGCTATCCGAGAGGGCTTTGCCCATCTCAAACCGTCAACTGAATACGATGCGCTGTACAACGCAGCACTCTGCCGGGAACGTGCCGACTGGATGGTCGGCATTAACGCTTCCCGGCTTTTTTCGTGTCTGTACGGTCAACCGCTGGCAGTTGGGCGTGTTATGACCCCGGTGCTTGCCATGACGGTGGTGCGGGAAGCTGCCATTGCCGCCTTTACCCCGGAGAAATTCTACACGGTAGATCTGGAACTGACCAGCGGCTGCACGGCATCCAGCCGCCGCATTCCTGAAAAATCCGTTGCAGAGAACCTGTTGGAAGCCTGCCGAAAGGAGATGGTGGCAACGATCCAGCGCATCACCCACAAGGAAAAGTCCGAGAATCCGCCGCCGCTGTATGACCTGACCACCCTTCAGCGGGACGCTAACCGCTTGCTGGGATACAGCGCACAACAGACGCTGGACTATGTGCAGAGTCTTTATGAGAAGAAACTTACCACTTATCCCAGAACTGATAGCTGCTATATCACCGACGATGACGAGGAAATGCTGGAGGAACTGACCGAGGAACTGGAAAGGTTTCTCGACATTACCCCGGCAGATGTGGACGAGCCTGCGCCCCGGACACGGCGTACTGTCAACCGGGAAAAAG contains:
- a CDS encoding DNA topoisomerase — protein: MSYAKVLGATNRQDGYLEGNGYLVSWCIGHLVELAPPNVYDAKYVKWSIADLPILPERWKYLVSASTKKQFGILQKLMHRPDVDSIVNSCDSGREGELIFRLVYQQAGCKKPFSRLWLSSMEESAIREGFAHLKPSTEYDALYNAALCRERADWMVGINASRLFSCLYGQPLAVGRVMTPVLAMTVVREAAIAAFTPEKFYTVDLELTSGCTASSRRIPEKSVAENLLEACRKEMVATIQRITHKEKSENPPPLYDLTTLQRDANRLLGYSAQQTLDYVQSLYEKKLTTYPRTDSCYITDDDEEMLEELTEELERFLDITPADVDEPAPRTRRTVNREKVTDHHAILPTRSMLQADLEALPKGEQNVLKLIIARTLMAVSKPFRYLETLLTTECAGEEFTAKGKEVLEEGWKAVERKVLADILNRKQELAALPNATEIECGILNAELKEGQTSPPKHFTDVIFCERKEWIGIEERSSA